In the genome of Ctenopharyngodon idella isolate HZGC_01 chromosome 19, HZGC01, whole genome shotgun sequence, one region contains:
- the nkiras1 gene encoding NF-kappa-B inhibitor-interacting Ras-like protein 1 gives MGKGCKVVVCGMASVGKTAILEQLLYGTHTAGAETNDTQEDIYVASVETDRGVREQLRLYDTRGLREGLDLPKHFFSVADGFVLVYSVDSLESFKKVELLKKEIDKSRDKKEVMVIVLGNKCDLRERRQVDQDAAQQWARGEKVKLWEVTVTDRSSLIEPFTSLTSRLTQPQSKSAFPLPGRKSKGTPSNDI, from the exons ATGGGTAAGGGGTGTAAGGTTGTGGTTTGTGGTATGGCATCTGTGGGGAAAACAGCCATCCTGGAGCAGTTACTGTATGGCACTCACACTGCAG GTGCAGAAACAAACGACACTCAGGAGGATATATATGTGGCCTCTGTCGAGACGGACCGTGGTGTGAGAGAGCAGTTACGTCTCTATGACACAAGAGGGCTGCGTGAGGGACTGGACTTACCCAAACACTTCTTCTCTGTGGCCGACGGCTTTGTGCTGGTCTACAGTGTGGACAGTCTGGAGTCATTCAAAAAAGTCGAGCTCTTGAAGAAGGAAATAGACAAGTCCAGAGACAAAAAAGAg GTGATGGTGATCGTGTTGGGGAACAAGTGTGACCTGCGGGAACGTCGACAGGTGGACCAGGATGCTGCCCAGCAGTGGGCACGTGGGGAGAAGGTCAAACTTTGGGAGGTGACCGTGACAGACAGAAGCTCATTAATCGAACCCTTCACCAGTCTCACCAGCCGCCTCACACAGCCACAAAGCAAGTCTGCCTTCCCTCTGCCTGGCCGCAAGAGCAAGGGAACCCCCTCCAACGACATCTGA
- the rpl15 gene encoding 60S ribosomal protein L15: MGAYKYMQELWRKKQSDVMRFLLRVRCWQYRQLSSLHRAPRPTRPDKARRLGYKAKQGYVIYRIRVRRGGRKRPVPKGATYGKPVHHGVNQIKFARSLQSVAEERAGRHCGGLRVLNSYWVGEDSTYKFFEVILIDTFHKAIRRNPDTQWITKAVHKHREMRGLTSAGKKSRGLGKGHKFHLTIGGSRRAAWKRRNTLQLHRYR; the protein is encoded by the exons ATGGGAGCGTACAAGTACATGCAGGAGTTATGGAGGAAGAAGCAGTCAGACGTGATGAGATTTCTGCTCCGTGTGCGGTGCTGGCAGTACCGTCAGCTGTCCTCCCTTCACCGGGCTCCAAGACCCACTAGACCCGATAAAGCCCGCAGACTGGGATACAAGGCCAAACAGG GCTACGTCATCTACCGTATACGTGTGCGTCGTGGAGGTCGCAAGCGCCCCGTGCCCAAAGGTGCCACCTACGGCAAACCTGTGCACCATGGCGTCAACCAGATCAAGTTCGCACGCAGTCTGCAGTCAGTAGCTGAG GAGCGTGCCGGTCGTCATTGCGGAGGTCTGCGGGTGCTAAACTCCTACTGGGTGGGTGAAGATTCCACATACAAGTTCTTTGAAGTGATCCTCATTGACACCTTCCACAAAGCCATCAGACGCAACCCCGACACGCAATGGATCACCAAGGCTGTGCACAAGCACAGGGAAATGCGTGGGCTCACATCTGCTGGCAAGAAGAGCCGTGGTCTGGGCAAGGGCCACAAGTTCCACCTCACCATCGGCGGCTCTCGACGTGCAGCCTGGAAGAGACGCAACACCCTGCAGCTGCACCGTTATCGCTAA